The Candidatus Parvarchaeota archaeon genome segment GCCGGACTTGTCTGGCTTTTCCAAAAATCCGTCGGATTTGGAAGCGGGGTTGCAATACCCGAATTTCTTGCGGCACTGTGTGTAAGCTTGTGGAGCCTTGCAGAGGCTTCCCGGATTGTTTGGAAAAAAACGTGATGGGATCGTGCTGCCAAAAAAGCCAGCATATTGCCTCCTTTAATTTTAAGGTTCAATCCTTTCTATCCCCTTAACCCCGTCAAAATCCTTGTCAAAAGAAAGCATGGTGGAAACGCCATTCTCTAGCATGGTTGCGATGTGCAGGGCATCGCGCGGCTTGAGTCCATGCTTCGAGTAAATCTCAAAGGAATTGCTCAGTTGCCTTGGCGACACTTCGCAAATCTTCAAGTTTGGGAGTATGGACATTTTTCTTACTGCTGCAAGAGATTTTTCCCTGTCACCAGTTCTTATTTCCAGTGTATACAAGACTTCATCGAACACTAACACAGATGTTATTGCACGCTGCTCCCCACTTTCGATTTTTTTAAAAAATTCTTTGCATTTCCTAGCCGCCTCATTTCGCCCAAGCCACGCTGAGATGAAAATGTTAGCATCTATAAACATTACAACAACCCCATTTTCTTGTATTTTTTCAGAATTGCCGCATCGTATTCATCATCAAAATCCAGTTTGCCTTTCAGGCCAACATTGCATTCTTTCGCAAATCTCTCCATATCGTCAGCAATTGACTCCCTCTTCTCCACAACCAGCTTGTTTTTATCCAAGCTGAATCTAAGCGGCGTGTCCACCTGCCAGCCAAGCATTTCCCTGAAGTATTTTGGTATCACAATCTGACCTCTTTCGGATATGCAAGTCATGGTCATTCACCATCCATATATAT includes the following:
- a CDS encoding type II toxin-antitoxin system VapC family toxin — translated: MFIDANIFISAWLGRNEAARKCKEFFKKIESGEQRAITSVLVFDEVLYTLEIRTGDREKSLAAVRKMSILPNLKICEVSPRQLSNSFEIYSKHGLKPRDALHIATMLENGVSTMLSFDKDFDGVKGIERIEP
- a CDS encoding AbrB/MazE/SpoVT family DNA-binding domain-containing protein, giving the protein MTCISERGQIVIPKYFREMLGWQVDTPLRFSLDKNKLVVEKRESIADDMERFAKECNVGLKGKLDFDDEYDAAILKKYKKMGLL